The bacterium DNA window AAGAAGTAGTAATATGCGTTTGACCATAACGACCTAGTATAATAGATGGTTGAAAATCTGTCTGCATTTGCAGAAAAATATTCTACTGTATTTTGAAACCCATCTTCATTATCCCATCTTGCACCAAATCCCAAATTCTTTATGCCATCCAGTGTTCCTGAGGTAAGATTGATAAGTAAGACAAGTCCCAAACCAAGAGCAAATATTGCTAATGAAGTGGGGGATTTTGTTTTAGTGAAAAATTGCAGAAGCAGAGATAGATATCTGGCTAACAATATGAATACAAACGGTATAATAAACATCAGATAATGAGGAGAGAATCCAAACCTGAACAATGTGAAAGTTCCAAGCATAAGTGCAATATATCCCCCAATACATAAGCTTATGATATTCTTAAATCTGTGCTTGTTTTTGAGATTCAGAATTTCGTAAGCAATTAATGCAGGAGCACTGATAAGAAAGAACATATTCACTACTGAGCTGTTAGTAAACTTTGAATACAGACTTAGCCAGTGAAAAAGTCTTGGTGTTAATTCTCCAGCCATAATTTTAAAAACTCCGCCTGTTGCGTTTACCTGAAATATAATGCCAAGTCTTGGATCTTCAAAGAATACTGCCCATATAAGCAGGCCCGCAAACACCATAGAGAAGCCAAAAACAAGTTTCATTAAAGGCTTCTTTATATAAAAACTAAATTCAGAATGCTTTGTTTGCACCCATTGCATGTATCTTAATATTATGGAAAATGCTCCAATAATCGGCATGGCAAGAACGCCGAATTGCTTTGCGCAAAAACACAGGCCAAGAAAAATACCAGCCCAGAATTCCTTATAGATACACAGAAAATATATAGAGAAAAGAAGCAGGCAGGCAAACAGAGTGTCTTCAAAAACCGTTGGCCCATAAAGTATGTTATACGGAGAAATTGCCATAAGAAAAGCAGCTATTCTTGCAGTGTTTTTATCAAAGCATTTGCAGCATATTTGATAAACAAGCCAGATGCTGATTAGGCTTGCAAAGAAATTCGGAAGTCTGGCAGTGTTATCTCCAAATCCGAATATTCTGAAAGATAATGCTGCAAGATAAGGAAGTAAAGGGGGCTTATCAACATCTTCAGCTTGAAAGAACCAGTCTCCTCTAAGAGCAATCTCAGCTCCTCTAAAACTGTATAAGGCTTCATCTCCATGAAAGTCTCCCAATCCAAACACACTTATGCGCAATAAAGCCCCAAGAATAAGAATTATTATCAGCAATAAATTTCTATTCTGATTCAGGGAGGTTAGTCTGGTAATTAATCTACGAAACGATATTTCAGAAGAGACCAAATTGCTATCACTCCATCTTTTTGCTTAATTTTTTTTCCTTCTTCATATGTGCGGGGATTGTATTTGATTGGTACTTCACAAATTTTATAACCCTTTTTTCTGACTTTTGCGGTGAATTCTGTACAGAACTCAAACCCAAAACATCTTAAATTAATATTATTCAGTACCTCTTTTTTGAACATTTTGTAACACGTTAATACATCTGTAACCAATGGAAGATAGAGAAGATTTGCTATCAGACTTACTAAAATATTTCCCAGATAATACTGAAAGTACATCATCTTGTTTCTGCCCTTAATCCTTGAGCCATATACAATCATAGCGCCGTTATCTATCTGTTTTAATAGTTTATAATATTCTTGTGGAGAATACTCCAGGTCAGCATCCTGCACAACTACAACATCCCCATCAACATATTTGAATCCTGTTCTAAGCGCAGCACCTTTGCCCTTATGCTGTTTATGAAAGAAAACCCTGAGATTTTGGTATTGAGAAACCAGTTCTTTAAGTATTTCACGTGTTCCGTCAGTAGATACATTATCCACAATTATAATCTCTTTATTGATATCCAGCGCATATACTCTTTTTACAATCTCTCTGATAGTATCCTTTTCATTATAGCACGGAATAACAACTGAGAGTTTCATAGCCTTTGCTCCCTGCAATGCATCTTATACTTCCAGATCAATATACCGGCTAAAATTACAATGCTTATAAATATCCAGATATATTTGCCCATAAAAGATAGCGTAAATGAGCTGTGCCATATTCTTTCTATGACAGTCTTGAAAGGAATATGCTCCCTGAATATATACAAATAATCCCATATATACTGCCCCTCGTATGAGTTGCA harbors:
- a CDS encoding glycosyltransferase family 39 protein; amino-acid sequence: MVSSEISFRRLITRLTSLNQNRNLLLIIILILGALLRISVFGLGDFHGDEALYSFRGAEIALRGDWFFQAEDVDKPPLLPYLAALSFRIFGFGDNTARLPNFFASLISIWLVYQICCKCFDKNTARIAAFLMAISPYNILYGPTVFEDTLFACLLLFSIYFLCIYKEFWAGIFLGLCFCAKQFGVLAMPIIGAFSIILRYMQWVQTKHSEFSFYIKKPLMKLVFGFSMVFAGLLIWAVFFEDPRLGIIFQVNATGGVFKIMAGELTPRLFHWLSLYSKFTNSSVVNMFFLISAPALIAYEILNLKNKHRFKNIISLCIGGYIALMLGTFTLFRFGFSPHYLMFIIPFVFILLARYLSLLLQFFTKTKSPTSLAIFALGLGLVLLINLTSGTLDGIKNLGFGARWDNEDGFQNTVEYFSANADRFSTIYYTRSLWSNAYYYFFNKGFNIRPVEFSNDIPIGKFSEEIWDRVDEGVYLLLEHTGQIKKIQDAFTKNPQMTYYKISNVYNAYGHKKLNFKLYKVSLKPSITLASANINSYKNSKKLEAYLKAIFERAWRNPKEFQITLASGDKLDLNEGKLGDIICTASGIKLGRKFKGLIKLTWKDARINPEALFLYHKLIPAQSNNIYVEVSIEDITNHILSTNKQVTTCYLTGSGKNMELDGTAHLLGRDINFQMSGTLNIKDRATVEIYLVNARLGNIKIPSWLLPLVSKKLNPLFDLKSLFLGVPLRHISIEKSKIVFGT
- a CDS encoding glycosyltransferase family 2 protein; translation: MKLSVVIPCYNEKDTIREIVKRVYALDINKEIIIVDNVSTDGTREILKELVSQYQNLRVFFHKQHKGKGAALRTGFKYVDGDVVVVQDADLEYSPQEYYKLLKQIDNGAMIVYGSRIKGRNKMMYFQYYLGNILVSLIANLLYLPLVTDVLTCYKMFKKEVLNNINLRCFGFEFCTEFTAKVRKKGYKICEVPIKYNPRTYEEGKKIKQKDGVIAIWSLLKYRFVD